From one Nilaparvata lugens isolate BPH chromosome 2, ASM1435652v1, whole genome shotgun sequence genomic stretch:
- the LOC111055895 gene encoding sodium/potassium/calcium exchanger Nckx30C-like (The sequence of the model RefSeq protein was modified relative to this genomic sequence to represent the inferred CDS: added 38 bases not found in genome assembly) has product MVQTECCRVLWWWENGVGGGKFACGRVALGGDRWAVRSVELCCFRPAAARQFRGRMWPRVALLLLCSGQLAFGVLPDEAAAPANLTTSNETVADHVPEKDPLFPEDIFTMEQRRRGAVIVHILGVVYMFVALAIVCDEFFVPALDVVIEKLDIAEDVAGATFMAAGGSAPELFTSVIGVFVSFDDVGIGTIVGSAVFNILFVIGMCALFSRTVLTLTWWPLFRDCSFYSISLITLIIFFRDNHIHWYEAAVLFSFYLAYVSFMKFNQPVERFVKKHLYKNRVTRVRSTDQLMPSHQTAVQSLHGNAATSSETSVG; this is encoded by the exons ATGGTACAAACAGAATG tTGTAGAGTATTGTGGTGGTGGGAAAACGGTGTCGGCGGAGGGAAATTTGCTTGCGGGAGGGTGGCGCTGGGAGGCGATAGGTGGGCGGTGCGTTCAGTCGAGCTGTGCTGCTTTCGGCCGGCAGCAGCGAGGCAGTTTCGAGGCAGGATGTGGCCGCGAGTGGCGCTGCTTCTGCTGTGCAGCGGGCAGCTGGCGTTCGGGGTGCTGCCAGACGAGGCAGCTGCACCCGCCAACCTCACCACCTCCAATGAGACTGTCGCCGACCATGTGCCCGAGAAGGACCCGCTCTTCCCCGAGGACATTTTCACGATGGAGCAGCGACGCAGGGGGGCCGTGATTGTGCACATTCTCGGGGTTGTGTACATGTTCGTGGCGCTGGCGATTGTGTGTGACGAGTTCTTCGTGCCGGCGTTGGACGTGGTGATCGAAAAACTCGACATCGCTGAGGATGTGGCAGGTGCGACCTTCATGGCGGCCGGTGGATCGGCACCCGAGCTCTTCACGAGCGTGATCGGCGTGTTCGTGTCGTTCGACGACGTCGGCATCGGTACCATCGTCGGCTCGGCCGTCTTCAACATCCTGTTCGTGATCGGCATGTGCGCGCTGTTCTCGCGAACCGTCCTCACGCTCACCTGGTGGCCCTTGTTCCGCGACTGCTCCTTCTACTCGATCTCCCTCATTACACTCATCATCTTCTTCCGCGACAACCACATCCACTGGTACGAGGCAGCCGtactcttctccttctacctGGCCTATGTCTCCTTCATGAAGTTCAACCAGCCGGTCGAGCGCTTCGTCAAAAAGCACCTCTACAAGAACAGGGTAACCCGAGTTCGCAGCACCGATCAGCTCATGCCATCG